In Sulfurirhabdus autotrophica, one genomic interval encodes:
- a CDS encoding VPLPA-CTERM sorting domain-containing protein, translating into MNKSSISIVSLAALAALAALEGTATAATPTTWVSNYDINSAQTTIKFNDWGYTPIAGVNANTYQIGPGFDSSRIGQIQHVVTTGPDGITPDPGHTVYQDFNEQNPPFTNANMDSAVNFYKWGYTTVAGSTFNNMQIDKAGNYHVAQNDMKFQFYDSFKYSDKTGANPNSTYDTSINFQPYAVSDAKGWCGSVMSSNPDSLEKMAGQVTFDFAFDAYLSNNFQGGGPGVTGNPNSAIQIVPGFVMRSYGDYEVSYTEDGYSTTYYGSAVANNINPVTGLPDPAYHDKVSFLGAGVVPNGVWIKINQIRPDGSWDYSVAATQGADGTVDGEARSDGTVWHFNAFGGYAFLMRADGMRILDYVNPTGHSDYVTTTSAVPLPAAAWLLGSGLFGLFGVTRNRKQVF; encoded by the coding sequence ATGAATAAATCATCTATTAGTATAGTTTCATTAGCTGCATTAGCTGCGCTAGCTGCGTTAGAAGGGACGGCAACTGCGGCGACCCCAACAACATGGGTGTCTAACTATGATATTAATTCTGCTCAAACAACTATTAAATTTAATGATTGGGGTTATACACCGATTGCAGGTGTAAACGCAAATACTTACCAAATTGGCCCCGGGTTTGACTCGTCCCGGATTGGTCAGATTCAGCATGTTGTCACCACAGGACCGGACGGAATAACTCCGGACCCAGGTCATACTGTATACCAGGATTTTAACGAGCAAAACCCTCCCTTCACCAATGCAAATATGGATAGTGCGGTGAATTTCTACAAGTGGGGTTATACCACAGTAGCTGGCAGCACCTTCAACAACATGCAGATCGATAAGGCTGGTAATTATCATGTTGCTCAAAACGATATGAAATTTCAGTTTTATGACAGCTTTAAATATAGCGATAAGACGGGGGCTAATCCGAATTCGACCTATGATACAAGTATTAATTTTCAACCCTATGCGGTTTCTGATGCAAAGGGATGGTGTGGTTCGGTAATGAGTTCCAATCCGGATAGCCTAGAGAAGATGGCTGGTCAAGTGACTTTTGATTTTGCATTTGATGCTTACTTATCTAACAATTTTCAGGGGGGTGGCCCTGGTGTGACGGGAAACCCGAATTCGGCAATTCAAATTGTGCCGGGCTTTGTTATGCGTAGCTATGGTGACTACGAAGTGAGCTACACCGAAGACGGTTATTCAACCACATATTATGGTAGCGCAGTTGCTAACAACATCAATCCAGTGACAGGTTTGCCTGATCCCGCTTACCATGACAAAGTTTCTTTTCTCGGTGCCGGGGTTGTGCCTAACGGTGTATGGATTAAGATTAATCAGATCAGACCTGATGGGAGTTGGGATTATTCCGTAGCTGCAACACAGGGCGCGGATGGCACGGTAGACGGCGAAGCACGGTCAGATGGTACGGTTTGGCACTTTAACGCTTTCGGTGGCTATGCATTCCTGATGCGCGCTGACGGAATGCGTATTCTTGATTACGTAAACCCTACGGGTCATTCGGATTATGTAACAACGACAAGTGCTGTGCCGCTACCTGCAGCTGCATGGTTGTTGGGTTCTGGTTTGTTTGGTTTGTTTGGTGTCACACGTAATAGGAAACAAGTGTTTTAA
- a CDS encoding VPLPA-CTERM sorting domain-containing protein, translating to MISMKKTVLGAALAIAFSAGAAQAAYTPIVTTTGNNFTMVSASNGLTGGTNDVTFSWDGTFKTSVVTDGSYNATLSSPTAFSGKKWTAHNVNIYGAGTYTFDTGCATGNPSCGTGPSYTMTVGAGQVGAHMLFDWSTSANIDVVVLWDMNNSWAGTGTTSAFCAGTGANCAGVGNSVTTIWNGVSIDTNMDPDNYSGTKMIDGPFVGQSANFNINGIHAQPSAVPVPAAAWLLGSGLVGLVSVARRRKVVA from the coding sequence ATGATTAGTATGAAAAAAACAGTTTTGGGTGCAGCTCTGGCGATTGCTTTTAGTGCAGGCGCGGCACAAGCTGCTTATACACCGATAGTAACCACCACTGGTAATAACTTTACTATGGTAAGTGCTTCTAACGGACTAACTGGTGGTACGAATGATGTTACATTCTCTTGGGATGGTACATTCAAAACATCAGTTGTGACAGATGGTTCCTACAATGCAACCTTGTCTTCTCCTACCGCCTTCAGCGGTAAGAAATGGACAGCACATAATGTAAATATTTATGGCGCTGGTACCTATACGTTTGATACTGGTTGTGCAACTGGTAATCCTTCTTGCGGTACAGGCCCTAGTTACACTATGACTGTTGGCGCAGGTCAAGTTGGTGCACACATGCTTTTTGACTGGTCAACAAGTGCAAATATCGACGTCGTCGTATTGTGGGATATGAATAATTCATGGGCCGGAACAGGTACAACTTCTGCTTTCTGTGCAGGTACAGGGGCAAATTGTGCTGGGGTAGGTAACTCTGTTACAACGATTTGGAACGGTGTGTCTATCGATACCAATATGGATCCTGATAACTATAGTGGTACCAAGATGATTGATGGTCCATTTGTTGGTCAAAGTGCAAACTTTAACATCAACGGTATTCATGCTCAACCATCTGCTGTACCTGTTCCTGCTGCTGCATGGTTGCTGGGATCTGGTTTAGTTGGTTTGGTTAGTGTGGCACGTCGCAGAAAGGTTGTTGCTTAA
- a CDS encoding tetratricopeptide repeat-containing sulfotransferase family protein, producing the protein MPNKQSVKALVQSGKWEEAKIECVTFCQLNQKDAEAWFLLGVIYGQLNNFVEAEKCCNRVITLSPSVPVAHFNLGISLQKLGRYDQAAKSFRRAISLNPLYAEAHNELGAVLHLGRYELDKVADCYRQALALKPEYAEAHYNLGAALRDMKLIVDAEAHFKNAIRLRPGMIVAYVALGQMYMSVGYLDEAFSIYKEALLLHPNEPDLNFQFAIVQMAMGQNQDALESFQHVLNLNPGNPAVCSNIAKLLEREGKYDKGYDLLRPFLASEAPDAEVVLAYATLAKHLGHQSQAIELMERTLKQRTSVEQCKLLHFALGKLCDEAQNYEVAFSHWEEANGQDNKKFDLQQNVQLFADLKSVFTVEKVSRRPIASNKSALPVFIVGMPRSGTSLVEQILASHPEVYGAGELHHIGNIINVLPNGLKSKMRYPFCIEDMGAEQADIYANRHLERLQQFSAKVSRVTDKMPHNFRHLGLIDMLFPGSRVIHCLRDPIDTCLSIYSLPFGVNHAYAADLDQLGAYYKQYQSLMMHWKENLRIPIMEVRYEDIIANQEEMTRKMVDFCELNWDERCLQFHEVDRVVTTPSYDQVRRPIYNQSVARWKNYKRHLGPLIDALGMEESGALDQ; encoded by the coding sequence ATGCCCAATAAGCAATCTGTTAAGGCGTTGGTTCAAAGTGGGAAATGGGAAGAGGCTAAAATTGAGTGTGTAACTTTTTGCCAGTTAAACCAGAAGGATGCAGAGGCATGGTTTTTATTAGGTGTTATTTATGGACAACTTAATAATTTTGTTGAAGCTGAGAAATGTTGTAATAGAGTAATAACCTTAAGTCCATCCGTCCCTGTTGCACATTTTAATCTAGGTATATCCTTGCAAAAGCTTGGTCGGTATGATCAGGCTGCTAAATCGTTCCGAAGAGCCATATCTCTTAACCCTCTGTATGCAGAAGCGCATAATGAACTGGGCGCAGTGTTACATCTAGGTCGGTACGAACTTGACAAAGTGGCAGATTGCTATCGGCAAGCCCTTGCCTTAAAGCCTGAATATGCAGAAGCGCATTACAATTTGGGTGCGGCGCTAAGAGATATGAAGTTGATTGTGGATGCTGAGGCGCATTTTAAGAATGCTATAAGGCTGAGGCCCGGCATGATTGTGGCTTATGTTGCCTTAGGTCAGATGTATATGTCAGTAGGTTATCTAGATGAGGCTTTTTCAATTTATAAGGAAGCTTTGCTGCTTCATCCCAATGAACCAGATTTAAATTTTCAGTTTGCGATAGTTCAAATGGCCATGGGGCAAAATCAAGATGCGCTTGAATCTTTTCAACACGTATTGAATTTGAATCCTGGAAATCCTGCAGTATGTTCAAACATAGCTAAGCTGTTAGAACGTGAAGGGAAATATGATAAGGGATATGACCTGCTGCGACCATTTCTTGCAAGTGAGGCCCCGGATGCTGAAGTCGTTCTTGCTTATGCAACTTTGGCTAAGCACTTAGGTCACCAGAGTCAAGCTATTGAGTTGATGGAGCGTACTTTGAAGCAGCGAACTTCGGTTGAACAATGCAAACTGTTGCATTTTGCTTTAGGCAAGCTTTGTGATGAAGCACAGAATTATGAGGTAGCTTTTTCTCATTGGGAAGAGGCAAACGGACAAGACAATAAGAAGTTTGATCTGCAACAAAATGTGCAATTGTTTGCGGATTTAAAATCAGTATTTACTGTGGAAAAAGTCTCAAGACGACCTATTGCTTCAAATAAATCTGCTTTGCCTGTATTTATAGTGGGTATGCCTCGCTCAGGTACCAGTCTGGTTGAGCAGATTCTTGCAAGCCATCCTGAAGTGTATGGTGCTGGTGAACTGCATCATATAGGAAATATTATCAATGTGTTGCCAAATGGTTTGAAGAGTAAAATGCGTTATCCATTTTGTATTGAAGATATGGGGGCTGAGCAAGCTGATATTTATGCAAATCGACACTTGGAAAGATTGCAGCAGTTTTCTGCAAAGGTTAGCCGTGTGACGGATAAAATGCCCCATAATTTCCGTCACTTGGGCTTGATCGATATGCTGTTTCCAGGTTCGAGAGTTATACATTGCCTGCGTGATCCGATTGATACTTGTTTATCGATATACTCCTTACCTTTCGGTGTAAACCATGCCTATGCAGCTGACCTTGATCAATTAGGCGCATATTACAAACAATATCAAAGTTTGATGATGCATTGGAAAGAGAACTTACGTATTCCCATTATGGAAGTTCGGTATGAGGATATCATTGCCAATCAGGAAGAAATGACTCGCAAGATGGTTGATTTTTGTGAACTCAATTGGGATGAGCGATGCTTGCAGTTTCATGAAGTCGATCGGGTTGTAACGACGCCAAGTTATGATCAGGTTAGGCGCCCCATTTACAACCAATCAGTGGCTCGTTGGAAAAATTACAAACGACATTTGGGGCCGCTTATTGATGCATTGGGTATGGAAGAAAGTGGAGCGCTAGATCAGTAG
- a CDS encoding tetratricopeptide repeat protein yields the protein MSNQQGHLPEVKELLKIGRYDDAERLLRDICVDSNVNAESWFLLGALSGMRSDAIGAECNFRKALSLDASLLQAKFNLGIALRDQGRFDEACLEFQELVTKQPQHADAFNALGYVYMRIENLDEAERCFRSALAVNNMFPDALTNLGNVLASRQRIEEAIEYHRRALIVAPTHEGAAINLGGALLILGRFEEAIVAFKQAIATNPENVDAYVQLGSTLNHMGNRKGAEQAFRQALQCSPEHDEARYFLAALGNGDRPQTAPSQYVSKLFDGYAETFDAELVGKLQYRIPEMLFGAVSAEIAERRDLDVLDLGCGTGLCGLLFKHFSRTLAGVDLSSKMLAKANSRAVYDELEAGELTAALHRRVGVLDVVLAADVFIYVGDLSSVFEAVAKALRIKGVFAFSVESARTEEDEGYVLRSTGRYAHAQSYIIQLAHRFKFDIASVEDLCIRMDDDQPVNGSIYVLRQSASSQMLVEDYSEHLIAVKDVVSRTPEATQVTAKRNYESFLAAIPLEVHRREEKLPAELKKMNAKPMVKLATIRKSVETLFSYAESYVACRKGCAFCCHQAVDISRLEAEYIQEKTGVKYTQVTKPSRRDPLGFSEKTPCPFLKHGSCSIYEHRPLICRIAVNLDSDPYWCEFENWHKPGGAVPKPSFRSIHTAYTDLNEKVGSIKADIRDFFPIVPD from the coding sequence ATGAGTAATCAACAAGGCCACTTGCCTGAAGTTAAGGAGCTATTAAAAATCGGGCGCTATGATGATGCTGAACGACTGTTGAGAGATATTTGTGTAGATTCCAATGTGAATGCTGAAAGCTGGTTTTTATTAGGGGCGCTTTCAGGCATGCGAAGCGATGCCATTGGTGCGGAATGTAATTTCCGTAAGGCGCTTTCGCTTGATGCTAGTTTGCTTCAAGCGAAATTTAATTTGGGGATTGCTTTACGTGATCAGGGTCGGTTTGATGAGGCTTGCCTCGAATTTCAAGAGCTTGTTACCAAACAACCCCAGCATGCAGATGCCTTTAATGCTCTTGGTTATGTATATATGCGCATAGAAAATCTTGACGAAGCGGAACGTTGTTTTCGCTCCGCACTGGCAGTCAACAACATGTTTCCGGATGCATTGACGAATCTTGGTAATGTTCTTGCATCCCGCCAACGTATAGAAGAGGCAATTGAATATCATCGTCGTGCACTTATTGTAGCGCCTACTCATGAAGGTGCTGCAATCAATCTAGGTGGTGCACTTTTAATATTGGGACGCTTTGAAGAGGCGATCGTCGCATTCAAGCAGGCTATTGCCACTAATCCCGAAAATGTCGATGCGTATGTTCAGCTTGGCTCAACACTTAATCATATGGGTAACCGGAAAGGGGCGGAACAAGCATTTCGTCAAGCACTTCAATGTTCTCCTGAGCATGATGAGGCGCGATACTTTCTAGCAGCCTTGGGTAATGGCGATCGTCCCCAGACCGCTCCGTCTCAGTATGTTTCAAAGCTATTCGATGGTTACGCTGAAACCTTCGATGCTGAGTTGGTTGGAAAGCTCCAATATCGAATTCCTGAAATGCTTTTTGGTGCGGTATCCGCGGAGATTGCTGAAAGGCGGGATCTGGATGTGCTGGATCTTGGTTGCGGTACCGGTTTATGTGGATTGTTATTTAAACACTTTTCACGCACGCTAGCTGGTGTAGATCTATCATCAAAAATGTTGGCAAAAGCTAATTCCAGAGCGGTTTACGATGAATTGGAGGCTGGAGAATTAACTGCTGCGTTGCATAGGCGTGTAGGAGTGCTTGATGTTGTGTTAGCTGCAGATGTATTTATTTATGTTGGCGATCTCTCATCTGTATTTGAAGCAGTTGCAAAGGCGCTACGTATCAAGGGTGTTTTTGCGTTTTCTGTAGAGAGTGCAAGGACTGAAGAAGATGAGGGATATGTGCTCCGTAGCACAGGCCGCTATGCTCACGCTCAGTCTTATATCATTCAGCTCGCGCATCGCTTTAAATTTGATATAGCTTCGGTTGAGGATTTATGTATTCGCATGGATGACGATCAGCCTGTCAACGGTTCGATCTATGTTTTACGACAGTCGGCATCATCACAGATGTTGGTAGAAGATTATTCTGAGCATCTGATTGCAGTAAAGGATGTTGTGTCGCGTACGCCTGAAGCTACACAGGTAACGGCAAAAAGAAATTACGAATCGTTTCTAGCAGCCATTCCTCTTGAAGTTCATCGACGAGAAGAAAAGCTGCCTGCTGAGCTGAAAAAAATGAATGCGAAACCCATGGTTAAGCTGGCAACTATCCGTAAATCAGTGGAAACCCTGTTTAGTTATGCTGAAAGTTACGTTGCTTGCAGGAAAGGGTGTGCATTCTGCTGTCATCAAGCAGTAGATATTTCCAGGCTGGAGGCAGAGTATATACAGGAAAAAACTGGGGTTAAGTATACTCAGGTAACTAAGCCATCAAGGCGTGATCCACTTGGCTTTTCTGAGAAAACGCCTTGTCCTTTTCTTAAACATGGTTCGTGCTCAATTTATGAGCACCGTCCACTGATTTGTCGAATTGCGGTAAACCTGGATAGTGATCCATATTGGTGTGAATTCGAAAATTGGCATAAACCTGGTGGCGCAGTTCCTAAGCCATCATTTCGTTCAATACACACTGCATATACCGATCTGAATGAAAAGGTTGGTAGCATTAAGGCGGATATTCGTGATTTTTTTCCGATTGTGCCAGATTAG
- a CDS encoding class I SAM-dependent methyltransferase, whose amino-acid sequence MNQINRIRDENDPQTFPAPRQIMTRESADMIVSKALDKWKLGSKEDAQRVAATLEKEFPDQASPNDFWHSQSSGAFRDFFVWGHNHDFGCGITRLGAMDARHQEITSEAIQYGMLPQTLEGKQVLDVGCWSGGDLLVLAGLGGQVTAMEEHPVASRATRRLVELLGLDTPVVVESLYADRQEWAGRFDYAYCSGVIYHVTDPMLLLRILFAYLKPGGEVFLETKATTGEGSVCSYSGTVEKGWNWYAPNETALGRWLVDVGFDTQSVRVYRRANGRLLAYGRKTEACALRETAGFSRPGSWLEGVI is encoded by the coding sequence GTGAATCAGATTAATAGAATTAGAGATGAGAACGATCCGCAAACTTTTCCTGCTCCAAGGCAGATAATGACTCGTGAATCGGCAGATATGATAGTTTCAAAGGCTCTTGACAAGTGGAAGTTGGGGTCTAAGGAGGATGCGCAGCGAGTTGCAGCTACTCTTGAAAAAGAATTTCCTGATCAGGCAAGTCCCAATGATTTCTGGCATTCACAATCCTCAGGGGCATTTAGGGATTTTTTTGTTTGGGGGCATAACCATGATTTCGGTTGTGGAATTACTCGACTTGGTGCTATGGATGCCAGGCATCAGGAAATAACATCAGAGGCAATACAATATGGAATGCTTCCCCAAACGCTTGAAGGTAAACAAGTTTTAGATGTTGGATGCTGGTCAGGGGGGGATCTTCTGGTATTGGCAGGCCTCGGTGGCCAAGTCACTGCAATGGAAGAGCATCCTGTTGCTTCTAGAGCTACGCGTCGTCTTGTTGAACTCTTGGGATTAGATACGCCTGTGGTAGTAGAAAGTTTGTATGCTGATAGGCAAGAATGGGCAGGGCGATTTGATTACGCATATTGCTCTGGAGTAATTTATCATGTTACTGATCCGATGCTTTTGCTGCGAATTTTATTTGCTTACCTTAAACCTGGGGGGGAAGTGTTTCTTGAAACCAAGGCGACTACCGGCGAGGGAAGTGTCTGTAGTTATTCAGGCACTGTCGAAAAAGGTTGGAACTGGTATGCACCTAACGAAACAGCATTAGGTCGATGGTTGGTGGATGTTGGATTTGATACTCAATCTGTACGTGTTTATAGACGGGCTAATGGGCGTTTGCTGGCTTATGGTCGCAAAACTGAAGCCTGTGCTTTGCGTGAGACGGCGGGATTCTCACGACCTGGTAGCTGGTTAGAAGGAGTAATCTGA
- a CDS encoding class I SAM-dependent methyltransferase, translating into MKLHLGCGSRYIPGFVHVDAQSAPHVDIVGPVEQLPMGDDSVSLIYASHILEHFDRSEYKSVLKEWFRVLKQGGILRLSVPDFAACAAVYYENGLADGLSGLVGLIVGGQRNDYDYHKMIFDEKFLERALLDIGFQEVRPWDWRATEHAEIDDYSQAYIPHLEKRDGRLMSLNLEAVK; encoded by the coding sequence GTGAAATTGCATCTAGGGTGTGGCTCTCGTTACATACCGGGATTTGTGCATGTAGACGCTCAGTCAGCTCCACATGTGGATATTGTCGGACCCGTGGAACAGTTGCCTATGGGCGACGATAGCGTTTCCTTGATTTATGCTAGCCATATTCTTGAGCACTTTGACCGGAGCGAATATAAGTCCGTACTTAAGGAATGGTTCAGGGTGCTAAAACAAGGTGGCATATTGCGGTTATCGGTTCCGGACTTTGCAGCATGTGCGGCTGTCTATTATGAAAATGGGTTGGCAGATGGTCTTAGCGGTCTGGTCGGTTTGATAGTCGGTGGACAACGGAATGATTATGACTATCATAAGATGATTTTCGACGAAAAATTCTTGGAGCGTGCTCTCCTTGATATTGGTTTTCAGGAAGTTCGCCCCTGGGATTGGCGGGCCACAGAGCATGCTGAAATAGATGATTATTCTCAGGCTTATATACCACATCTAGAAAAAAGGGATGGCAGATTGATGAGTCTTAATCTTGAAGCAGTTAAATAA
- a CDS encoding O-linked N-acetylglucosamine transferase, SPINDLY family protein, giving the protein MKKVAEHVQRGAFAEAKTLLEQVCKVDRVDAEAWFMLGVVNWKLELPDEALTCLHLAVRLRPDHALSHYNLGTIFRAQGRLEDAVQSFGEVLRLDPSQMATYETLKAILLELDRAEDAARCHLEMLKRYPLNADTYASKGSMLHILSRLEEAADCYRKALQLKPGSASLHDSLASALCVQGQYKEAIENHRIALQLDPGNYQFHSNFLLTLQYSPGIDSAEIFDEHCSAAKAYAFKPIKEVVYANKSEPERRLRVGYVSSDFRLHSVAFFLEPLLEAHDANHIEIFCYSGVSHPDVMTHRMQNIAHHWRDISSLSDEQVAAMVNSDGIDILVDLAGYTGGCRLGLFAQKPAPLQVSWLGYLDTTGLETMDYRLTDSFVDSHGRDSFYVESLIRLPGCFLCYKPFQNAPEVAMLPALGNNFVTFGSFNALPKINEEVVALWGGVLNAVPRSRLFIKSSALTDRATSERYYNLFESQGVGRDRVELIGHTVTQQEHLDLYKRIDIALDTFPYNGATTTCEALWMGVPVITLAGVRNSSRMGLSLLNSVGMQGWIAETPEQYLEIAVKMSADLSNLSGLRSGLRERVATSPLTDGKSFAKKIENVYREIWCKWCA; this is encoded by the coding sequence ATGAAAAAAGTTGCGGAGCATGTCCAGCGAGGGGCTTTTGCTGAGGCAAAGACGCTTCTTGAGCAGGTTTGTAAAGTTGATCGTGTTGATGCTGAAGCTTGGTTTATGCTGGGTGTAGTAAATTGGAAATTGGAGCTTCCTGATGAGGCACTGACATGCTTGCACTTGGCAGTTAGGCTCCGCCCCGATCATGCCCTCAGTCATTACAATTTAGGTACCATCTTTCGTGCCCAAGGGCGGTTGGAGGATGCAGTGCAGTCATTTGGGGAAGTATTGCGTCTTGATCCCAGCCAAATGGCAACCTATGAAACATTAAAAGCGATATTGCTGGAACTGGATAGGGCTGAGGATGCTGCGCGGTGTCATCTAGAGATGCTGAAGCGTTATCCACTCAATGCAGATACCTATGCAAGCAAAGGCTCGATGCTTCATATTCTCAGCAGGCTTGAGGAGGCGGCTGATTGTTATCGAAAGGCATTGCAACTCAAACCAGGTAGTGCTTCACTGCATGATAGTCTGGCAAGCGCTTTGTGTGTACAGGGTCAATATAAAGAGGCAATTGAGAATCACCGGATTGCATTGCAACTCGATCCGGGGAACTATCAGTTCCATTCCAATTTTTTGCTAACCTTGCAGTACTCGCCGGGAATTGATTCAGCAGAAATCTTTGATGAGCATTGTAGTGCGGCCAAAGCCTATGCATTCAAGCCTATTAAAGAGGTGGTTTATGCCAATAAAAGTGAGCCAGAGCGGCGTCTTCGGGTAGGTTATGTATCGTCGGATTTTAGATTGCACTCGGTCGCTTTTTTCCTGGAGCCGCTTTTGGAAGCTCATGATGCAAATCACATCGAAATTTTTTGTTATTCTGGAGTGTCGCACCCAGATGTCATGACGCACCGTATGCAAAATATTGCGCACCATTGGCGGGATATTAGTAGTTTGTCGGATGAACAGGTGGCAGCTATGGTGAACTCAGACGGTATAGATATTCTGGTGGATTTGGCAGGCTACACTGGTGGTTGCCGCTTGGGTTTGTTTGCACAAAAGCCGGCGCCATTACAGGTGAGTTGGTTGGGGTATTTGGACACAACCGGCCTCGAAACAATGGATTATCGCCTAACAGATTCGTTTGTTGATTCTCACGGTCGAGATTCGTTTTATGTGGAGTCGCTGATTCGATTGCCTGGTTGCTTCCTTTGCTATAAGCCTTTTCAGAATGCTCCGGAAGTAGCTATGCTTCCAGCCCTTGGAAATAACTTTGTGACCTTCGGATCGTTTAATGCGTTACCAAAGATCAATGAAGAAGTAGTTGCGTTATGGGGGGGGGTTCTAAACGCTGTTCCTCGTTCAAGGTTGTTCATAAAAAGCTCAGCTCTTACAGATAGAGCTACGTCAGAGCGATATTATAATTTGTTTGAATCGCAAGGTGTCGGGCGAGATCGAGTTGAATTAATTGGTCATACTGTGACTCAGCAAGAACATCTGGACCTTTACAAGCGAATTGATATTGCTTTGGATACATTTCCATATAACGGTGCTACAACTACTTGCGAAGCGTTGTGGATGGGGGTGCCTGTAATAACCTTGGCTGGAGTGAGAAACTCCAGTCGAATGGGGCTGAGTCTGTTAAATTCAGTGGGGATGCAGGGCTGGATTGCGGAAACACCAGAGCAATATCTAGAGATAGCAGTGAAAATGTCAGCTGATCTATCAAATCTTTCTGGACTAAGGAGTGGGTTGCGTGAACGCGTGGCTACATCGCCCTTAACTGATGGAAAATCGTTTGCAAAAAAAATAGAAAATGTTTATCGGGAAATATGGTGTAAATGGTGCGCTTAA
- a CDS encoding VPLPA-CTERM sorting domain-containing protein, which yields MENIKFLSKRRLALVSMLAAYVGLSANAQASAYAVSTNTISNFGMTFSPTSSFSAFTFSSDAATLGSTGNGNAATMNAPAVCIGCSYSDSYFSHGMSATEYSYGDARITNANVLLGSGGASTIGESSINNGTGSGYGNNTMVGFFSISAPTSIGINFDATPFLLTQLAAGGLASTANISTTVTIRDSNNVTVFSWAPNGKLDGSETADTYDLNWGIGQGGSFTGSAGHFSNSVTLNNSGFYTLNIAMNNSVFVSAVPVPAALWLMGSGLVGLVGFARRRAI from the coding sequence ATGGAGAATATTAAATTCTTAAGTAAGCGTAGATTGGCTTTGGTGTCTATGTTGGCAGCATATGTAGGACTAAGTGCAAATGCTCAAGCATCAGCCTATGCTGTTTCCACTAATACAATTTCTAATTTTGGAATGACATTTTCTCCAACATCCAGTTTTTCAGCCTTTACGTTTTCATCTGATGCTGCCACTTTAGGTAGCACAGGTAATGGCAATGCTGCAACAATGAATGCGCCTGCTGTTTGTATTGGTTGTAGTTATTCGGACTCCTATTTTTCACATGGTATGAGTGCAACCGAATATTCTTATGGTGATGCACGAATTACTAACGCTAACGTATTGTTAGGTTCTGGTGGAGCATCTACGATTGGTGAATCATCAATAAACAATGGTACTGGCTCGGGTTATGGAAATAACACGATGGTAGGCTTCTTTTCAATAAGTGCACCAACCAGTATTGGTATTAACTTTGATGCTACACCTTTCTTGTTAACTCAACTTGCAGCCGGGGGATTGGCCTCTACTGCCAATATCAGTACGACTGTTACAATTAGAGATAGTAACAATGTTACTGTTTTTTCTTGGGCACCAAATGGTAAGTTGGATGGTTCCGAAACAGCTGATACCTACGATCTAAATTGGGGGATCGGTCAGGGAGGCAGTTTTACTGGATCGGCGGGACATTTCTCTAATTCTGTTACGTTGAATAATAGTGGTTTTTATACTTTGAATATTGCAATGAATAACTCCGTATTTGTTAGTGCAGTACCTGTGCCAGCAGCATTATGGTTGATGGGCTCTGGATTGGTTGGGTTGGTGGGGTTCGCGCGTCGCAGGGCTATCTAG